The genomic region GACCCGCTCATACGGTTCATCCTGCCAGCAGGCCGTCGCGCTAGGCTGATGGCGTGGTCGAGGCAGCGGTGATGGGTGCCGGTGCGTGGGGTACCGCACTGGCCAAGGTCCTCGCCGACGCCGGCAACGAGGTCAGGTTGTGGGCCCGACGCGCCGAGGTGGCGGACGAGATCAACGACACCCACCGCAACTCCGGCTATCTCGGTGATGCCGAGCTGCCCAAGTCGATCCGCGCCACCGCCGACCCGGCCGAGGCGCTCACCGGCGCGTGCACGGTGCTGCTCGCGGTGCCCGCGCAGAGTCTGCGGGCCAACCTCAGCCAGTGGACCGGTCTCATCGGCGACGACGTCACGCTGGTCAGCCTCGCCAAGGGCATCGAACTCGACACGCTGATGCGGATGAGCCAGGTCATCGTGCAGGTCACCGGCGCCGACCCGTCGCGCGTCGCGGTGGTCACCGGGCCGAACCTGGCCAGCGAGATCGTCGACGAGCAGCCCGCGGCCACCGTGGTCGCCTGCACGGACTCGGGCCGTGCGGTGGCGCTGCAGCGCGCGTTGTCCACCGGCTACCTGCGGCCCTACACCAACGCCGACGTCATCGGCGCCGAGATCGGCGGCG from Mycolicibacterium phlei harbors:
- a CDS encoding NAD(P)H-dependent glycerol-3-phosphate dehydrogenase, which produces MVEAAVMGAGAWGTALAKVLADAGNEVRLWARRAEVADEINDTHRNSGYLGDAELPKSIRATADPAEALTGACTVLLAVPAQSLRANLSQWTGLIGDDVTLVSLAKGIELDTLMRMSQVIVQVTGADPSRVAVVTGPNLASEIVDEQPAATVVACTDSGRAVALQRALSTGYLRPYTNADVIGAEIGGACKNVIALACGMAAGVGLGENTSAAIITRGLAEIMRLGIALGAKPTTLSGLAGVGDLVATCTSPHSRNRTFGEHLGRGGTMDSALHATGGHVAEGVASCRSVQALAASYGVEMPLTDAVVRVCHKGLSVHEAVALLLGRTTKPE